CGCAGGCCGCGGCGACGATCCCGCTGCGCCGGGTCGGCCGGCCGGAGGACATCGCCGACGTCGTGGCCTTCCTGGCCAGCGACCATGCCTCGTTCGTGTCCGGCCAGATCATCCATGTCGCCGGCGGACCGGTCTGCTGACCGGCTCCTCCGCCCGACCGCGCACCCCGAACACCGAACACCGATACGCCGATACGCCGAAGGCCGAAGGAGACTGCCCCCTGTGACCACCGTGCTCCTGCTCAACGGGCCCAACCTCGGAATACTCGGAGACCGCGAACCGGAGATCTACGGCTACGACACCGTCGACGACATCGCGAAATCCGTCGCCGACGAGGTGGCCGAGGCCGGCTGGCAGGTCGTCGCGATCCAGGACGACCACGAAGGAGGCCTGGTCCAGGCGGTGCACGCGCACCGCAGGTCGACCATCGGCGCGATCGTCAACCCCGGCGCGCTCATGATGGCCGGGTGGAGCCTGCGCGACGCGCTCGCCGCCTATCCCGCGCCGTGGATCGAGGTGCACCTGAGCAACGTCTGGGCCCGTGAGCGCTTCCGCCACGAATCGGTCCTGGCCCCGCTGGCCAGCGGGGTCGTCGTGGGTCTCGGCGCGTTCGGCTACCGCCTGGCCGCCCGGGCGCTGCTGGAGCTGTGCGGCCCCGATCCCACACACCAAAGCTAGGGAGGCACCCGCGATGCCGGAGTCATCGGCGCACCTGAGGGCCTGGCTGCGCCGCTTCAGCCCGGCCGGGGACGCGATGTCCCTCCTGGTCTGCCTGCCGCACGCGGGCGGATCGGCCAGTTTCTTCTTCCCGCTCGCGCGAGCGCTGGCCCCCGAGGTCGACGTACTGGCCGTGCAGTACCCGGGCCGGCAGGACCGCCATCACGAGCCGAGCATCGACAACCTCCCGGAACTGGCCGACCGGATCACCGACGCGGTGCGGCTCGTGGACGACCGGCCCCTCGCCCTGTTCGGACACAGCATGGGGGCGCTGCTGGCGTACGAGGTCGCCCTGCGGCTGGCCGCCGACGGGCTGCCCGCACCGTCCCGCCTGTTCGTCTCCGGGCGCCGGGCGCCGTCCCGGTACCGGGACGACCGGTTCCACCTGTCCTCGGACGGTGACGTCCTCGCCCACCTGCGCCGGCTCGGCGGTCCCGGTTCGACGGCACTCGACGACCCGGAGATCCGGGCGATGGCCCTCCCCCTCATCCGCAACGACTACCGTGCGGTGGAGACCTACCGGCATGATCCGTCCGCCGTCCTGGACTGCCCGGTCACCGTACTCACCGGCGACCGCGACGCACTGGTGAGCCCGGAGGAGGCGCACGCCTGGGCCGGGCACACGACCGGGCCGACCGACGTCGTGACACTGCCCGGCGGTCATTTCTACCTGGCCGACCAAAACGAGCAGGTCGTGGCGCTCCTTCGTCGGCGGCTCGCGGCCGTCACCGCGCAGCAGACACCGCGTCTGCGGTGAGGACGGTGAGGAGCGCTCGGTGCCGCGGATCCGCCCGCGGGCCCGCGCTTATCGAGCCCGGCGGCCTTCCTCCGTGCGTCATCTACGCGGCGGTGATGCGCCGTTGACGTCCCAGAGGGTCTGCGCGGCCGGGCGAAAGCCGCGTACCGTGGCTCTCCGTCAGGTTCTCAGTACTGTATGGCCGTTCGTTCGAACGTCGACCCGCCGATCCTCTGGAGGAGTCTTGTCCGTTCTTGTCACTGGTGCGTACGGCGATGTCGGCAGCCATGTGGTGGCCGGGCTGTTGTCTGCCGGAGTCCCGGTCCGCGGGACCAGCCGGACGCCGCGCACCGGCGAGTCGCCGGATGGCGTCGAGATGGTCCGCCTCGACCTGGACGAGCCGGAGACCTGGCCGGCGGCGCTCGACGGCGTCAAGAAGGTCTTCCTGTACGCCCATGCGGACCGTGTCGCCGATTTCGCCGGTGCGGCGCGGGCTGCCGGGGTGGAGC
This genomic interval from Streptomyces rubradiris contains the following:
- a CDS encoding type II 3-dehydroquinate dehydratase is translated as MTTVLLLNGPNLGILGDREPEIYGYDTVDDIAKSVADEVAEAGWQVVAIQDDHEGGLVQAVHAHRRSTIGAIVNPGALMMAGWSLRDALAAYPAPWIEVHLSNVWARERFRHESVLAPLASGVVVGLGAFGYRLAARALLELCGPDPTHQS
- a CDS encoding thioesterase II family protein; translation: MPESSAHLRAWLRRFSPAGDAMSLLVCLPHAGGSASFFFPLARALAPEVDVLAVQYPGRQDRHHEPSIDNLPELADRITDAVRLVDDRPLALFGHSMGALLAYEVALRLAADGLPAPSRLFVSGRRAPSRYRDDRFHLSSDGDVLAHLRRLGGPGSTALDDPEIRAMALPLIRNDYRAVETYRHDPSAVLDCPVTVLTGDRDALVSPEEAHAWAGHTTGPTDVVTLPGGHFYLADQNEQVVALLRRRLAAVTAQQTPRLR